From a single Nicotiana tomentosiformis chromosome 2, ASM39032v3, whole genome shotgun sequence genomic region:
- the LOC138906139 gene encoding uncharacterized protein, whose protein sequence is MKIEYFTVKDPLVLWNGLKKSYDNLKLVTLPQARYDWAHLRLQDFKSVSEYNYVMFKITSKLKLCGDNITDYDMLEKTFTIFYASNMVLQQQYREKGFKKYSELISLLLVAKRINNLLMRNHRNRPTGSTPMPKVDEWKGKDEKPKAKGSETECYRCGRKGHWANICRIPKYLVELYQASLKNKGPEANFVYGNEFGITHLDVVNFFEHPDGKINHLIGDRSVVKMIE, encoded by the exons ATGAAAATAGAATATTTTACAGTCAAAGATCCACTTGTTTTGTGGAATGGCTTAAAGAAAAGTTATGACAACTTAAAATTGGTCACTCTTCCacaagcacgatatgattgggctcatctgaggcttcaagactttaagtctgtttctgaatATAATTATGTGATGTTCAaaattacttctaaattgaaactATGTGGAGATAATATCACtgactatgatatgcttgaaaaaacgtTCACAATATTTTACGCCTCCAATATGGTCTTGCAACAGCAGTACcgagagaaaggtttcaagaagtactctgagttgatttctcttctccttgTGGCTAAACGAATCAACAACTTGCTTATGAGAAATCACAGAAATCGACCCACTGGGTCTACACCAATGCCTAAAGTAGATGAG TGGAAAGGAAAAGATGAAAAGCCAAAGGCAAAGGGTTCAGAAACTGAATGCTATCGCTGCGGTAGAAAAGGGCACTGGGCAAATATTTGTCGTATACCAAAAtatttggttgagctttatcaagcatctCTAAAGAATAAAGGCCCTGAAGCTAATTTTGTCTATGGCAATGAATTTGGCATCACCCACTTGGATGTGGTAAATTTCTTTGAGCACCCTGATGGAAAAATAAACCACTTGATCGGTGATAGATCCGTGGTTAAGATGATTGAgtag